One Aphelocoma coerulescens isolate FSJ_1873_10779 chromosome 5, UR_Acoe_1.0, whole genome shotgun sequence DNA segment encodes these proteins:
- the LOC138110747 gene encoding calcitonin, translating to MVMLKISPFLAVYALVVCQLDSFQAAPVRPGLESITDRVTLSDYEARRLLNALVKEFIQMTAEELEQASEGNSLDRPISKRCASLSTCVLGKLSQELHKLQTYPRTDVGAGTPGKKRNVLSDLEHERYANYGEPLGNN from the exons ATGGTTATGCTGAAGATTTCACCTTTCCTTGCTGTTTATGCCTTGGTTGTGTGCCAGCTGGACAGCTTCCAGGCAGCCCCAGTCAG ACCTGGCTTGGAGTCCATAACGGATCGAGTGACTCTCAGTGATTACGAAGCTCGGAGGTTATTAAATGCGCTGGTGAAAGAGTTCATACAGATGACAGCAGAAGAGCTGGAGCAAGCCTCTGAGGGGAACAG CCTGGATAGACCCATTTCCAAACGCTGTGCCAGTCTGAGTACTTGTGTGCTGGGCAAACTGTCTCAAGAATTGCACAAATTGCAAACTTACCCTCGCACTGACGTCGGGGCTGGAACTCCTGGCAAGAAGCGGAATGTGCTGAGTGACCTGGAACATGAACGCTATGCAAACTATGGGGAACCCCTAGGAAACAACTAG